One window from the genome of Salvia splendens isolate huo1 chromosome 9, SspV2, whole genome shotgun sequence encodes:
- the LOC121748330 gene encoding UDP-glucuronate 4-epimerase 1-like: MPSKSSIEELFLPSTPGKFKDKSHHRQPHRSTSTLFLWALFLVALTAAYLSFQSFVDSGSKYFRIHWDNHVRSSAQIRRSNGFSVLVTGAAGFVGSHVSLALKKRGDGVVGLDNFNNYYDPALKKSRRDLLTAHGVFIVEGDVNDAKLLAKLFDLVQFSHVMHLAAQAGVRYAMENPHSYIHSNIAGLVTLLEASKSANPQPSVVWASSSSVYGLNEKSPFSESDRTDKPASLYAATKKAGEEITHTYNHIYGLSITGLRFFTVYGPWGRPDMAYFSFTRNILQGKPITVYRGKNHADLARDFTYIDDIVKGCIGSLDTAKKSTGSGGKKRGPAQFRIFNLGNTSPVTVPMMVGILEKQLKVKAKKNLVDMPGNGDVPFTHANISYARSEFGYNPTTDLQTGLKKFVKWYLSYYGYNHAKSV; this comes from the coding sequence ATGCCTTCCAAGTCGTCCATTGAGGAGCTCTTTCTCCCCTCCACTCCGGGGAAATTCAAGGATAAATCGCACCACCGCCAGCCCCACCGCTCCACCAGCACCCTCTTCCTGTGGGCGCTCTTTCTCGTCGCCCTCACCGCGGCCTATCTCAGCTTCCAATCCTTCGTCGACTCCGGCAGCAAGTACTTCCGGATCCACTGGGACAACCACGTCCGCTCCTCCGCCCAGATCCGCCGCTCCAACGGCTTCTCCGTCCTCGTCACCGGCGCCGCCGGCTTCGTCGGCTCCCACGTCTCCCTCGCCCTGAAGAAGCGCGGCGACGGCGTGGTCGGCCTCGACAATTTCAACAATTACTACGATCCCGCTCTCAAAAAATCACGCCGAGATCTCCTCACCGCCCACGGCGTCTTCATCGTGGAAGGCGACGTCAACGATGCAAAATTGCTCGCCAAGCTCTTCGATCTCGTCCAATTCAGCCACGTCATGCACCTCGCCGCCCAGGCCGGCGTCCGCTACGCGATGGAGAATCCGCATTCGTACATCCACAGCAACATCGCCGGCCTCGTCACGCTTCTAGAAGCTTCCAAGTCCGCTAACCCCCAACCCTCCGTCGTGTGGGCTAGCTCCAGCTCCGTCTACGGCTTAAACGAGAAATCCCCCTTTTCCGAATCTGACCGCACCGATAAACCCGCCTCTCTCTACGCCGCCACCAAAAAAGCCGGAGAGGAaatcacacacacatacaacCACATCTACGGCCTCTCAATCACCGGCCTCCGATTCTTCACAGTGTACGGCCCCTGGGGGAGGCCCGACATGGCCTACTTCTCCTTCACCCGCAACATCCTCCAAGGGAAGCCAATCACCGTCTACCGCGGCAAAAACCACGCCGATTTAGCTAGGGATTTCACCTACATCGACGACATTGTGAAGGGGTGCATCGGATCGTTGGACACGGCGAAGAAGAGCACGGGATCGGGGGGGAAGAAGCGGGGCCCGGCGCAGTTCAGGATATTCAATCTCGGCAATACTTCGCCCGTGACGGTGCCGATGATGGTGGGGATATTGGAGAAGCAATTGAAGGTGAAGGCGAAGAAGAATTTGGTTGATATGCCTGGAAACGGCGACGTTCCGTTCACGCA